The genome window TGATCAACTGGTTTCAGGCGCTGGTCGCCTTCGGCATGAGCTTCTCGCGGACGACCCCCGGTTTTGCGCCGGCGCACCTGGGCGTCTCGCTCGTCTATACCGCGGGCCTGCTGCTGGTCGGAATCCCGCTGCTGATCTGGCTTGGCACCGATCCGCTCGCCGCCGTGGTCCTCCCACTGACCATCGTCTCGCTGATGATCTCTCCGCAGCCGGCGTCCGACGTCACTCCGAGCGGAACGCTGGTCGCGAAGCTGGTCTCCTCCTGGCGATTCCTGGCGATCGGCATGGCGCTGGTCTCCGTCTACCTGAGCCCGGTCACGGTTGACGCCTTCCTCGCAGGAGAGATGCGGGTTGTCGCGGGCCTGGCCCTGCTGATCGAGATCGCAGCTTCGAGCTGGGCGCTCCGCCGCCTGACGCGGCAAGCCTGCGTGGTGAGCGAACGCGGGCAGACCAACATTCCCGGACTCATCCCGACGACGCAGACTGCGTGGCAGAACCCGATCCTCAATCGCCGCGGCGGGGGGATGGCTCTCACCGAAGGGTGGCAGGACTGGGGATTCGAAAAAGTTCTCGGGCGGTCTCATCTCGGCCTGACGACGCTGCTGGCCGCGGGGAACCCCGGCGGCTTCTGGTTCGCCCGGGGGCTCGTGCTGCTGGCGGTCCTGAGCTTCTCGGGGATGATCGTCCAGCGGACCGGACGGCAGTCGATCGAGGCCGCCGCGCCGTTCCTCATGCTGCAGGGAGGCCTGATCTTCGTGATCTGGATGTTCGCCCAGTGGGTGGCGCGCCGCCCGATGCTGTGCTCCGAGTTCCTCCGGCCGGTGACGAGGCAGCGGCTTTACGGCAGCCTGTGGTCCGCCACGGCGATTGACATGGGGCGGATCTTTCTGGTGCTGACCATCATGGGGGCAGGAGCCCTGGTGTACCGCAAGGAGGACGGTGAAGTCTGGAGCGTCTTCCTGTTGACGATGGGAGCTTTGTTCCTGCTCGTTCACGGCTATCTGATGTGGGCCCTCACGGCCCGCCGACTGTGGGTCCCGCTGATCTGCGGAGCGATCACGATCTTCGGGGCTCTGCCTCTTCTGGTGATCATTCCGGCGACGCTGGTCCCGGATCAGCCTGGAACGCGGGGATCGATCTGGCCGGTCTTCGTTGCTCTGACGGCGGGGATTGTGACGGGGATCGGCCTGGAGGTCTGGAGGAAGCGCCGCTGGATGCGAATGGAGTTCGCGGCGATCGGGTGAACGGCGGCCGCGAGGCTGGGACGTGCCGGCGACGAATGAACCTCACCGGGTCCAGGGGCACCCTGGTCAGGGGGTGCAGGGGGCAGAATGCCCCTTGCCCGCCGGAGGCCTGGCTGTCGGGGACTGTCTGAAGGAGCACATGTCCAAGCGGGGACAACGTGCCGGATGCCCCCTCACCAACCCGCGGGGATTGCAAAGTCAGCGGTGTGATGTGAGGCAGTCCTCAACGGTGGTACCACAAAGCGGACGTCCGTCGTGTCCCACGGTTCCTCATGGAAGTGCCTCCGGCGGCAAGGGGTTGCCCCCTTGACCCCGGCTGCCGTAGCACATTGGGTTTGAGCGAGCACCGCCTTGCCGGCAAGAACGCAGGTTGAGCCAAACGCGGTAGACTCTGGACCTCCGTCCCATTTCGACCAACGCCGGAACGCAACCCCTACTCCGGCAGCGGAGGCGTCCCCTCAATGAGCCGGCGAAGCAGGACCTCGTTAATCACCCCCTTGAAGCGGGCCCGCCCGTCCAGTTCCAGCACCGGCACCCACGTATCAAGCCGCTCCCGCAGAGCCGGATCGAGATCGATGTCGACCTCCGTCACCGGCGGCAGGTAGTCCGTGTAGTGGGCCAGCAGCTCCTTCGCCTCGTCGCAGAGCGGGCAGTCCTGACGGGTGAACAGGACGGCAAAGCGGAACCGCTGGCCCGGAAACGTCGGCGACCAGCCGACCGGTCCGTGATCCGCGAACCACAGCTGCCGGCTCCCCAGGACCATCATCCCCAGGAAGATCCCGCACCACAGCGGCGTGGCGACGCCGAAGACGCGGTCGAGCGTCAACAGGCCAAGCGGCCCGGAGAACTCGACCGCCAGCAGCCCGGCCGCTCCGCCCAGGAAAAACGCCGTTCCCAAACCGCTCGCGCGAATCATGAGGCGGTCACCCGGGAAGCGGACCGGGGGCGCGGGACCAGGCTCCGGCGAGCCGGCCGCGATGCCCGCGCACCGCGGCCTCTCCCCCCTGATCCGCCGATTCTGCCCAGGCCGCCAATCACTTCGAGCGGGCCTTCATGAACGCCAGGCCCTTCGTCGCGAGATGCTCTTCCGAAGGGAACATCCGCCGCCAGATCCGGGTGGCGGCCGCCAGGTCCGGCAGCGCCAGGCCGAAGGCTTCGATCATCATCCAGCCGTCGTACTTGACGTCCTTGAGGGCCTGGAAGCTGGCGTCCCAGTTGATGCCCCCTTCGCCCGGCGTGGAGCGGTCGTTCTCGGAGATGTGCACGTGGACCATCTGGTCCGCGCACGCCTTGACCGCCGCGCCGATGTTCTTTTCCTCGATGTTCGCGTGGAACGTGTCGTACATCATCTTGAGGTTCGGGTGGTTCACCTCGCGGGTGAACCGGGCACAGTCCTCGGCACAGTTGAGGAAGTAGCACTCGAACCGGTTCAGGTACTCGACGACGAGCGTCACGTTGTTGGCTTTGGCGTGGTCGGCCGCCTTGGCCAGGATCTCCTGGCCCCACTTCCACTCTTCTTCCGTCCGCCCCTTCCCGGTGAATTCGCCGAGGGCGGAGTGGATCGGCCCGCAGAGGTGCGTCGCGCCGGCCGCGGCGACCATGTCGATCGCCTTCTTGAGCCGCGCGAGGCCCGCCGCCCGGATCCCGGCGTCGGGCGAGATCGGGTTCTCGGTCGGGGTGCAGACCGTCACGGCCGTCGCGCCGAGGCCCAGTTCCTTGAGCCGCTTGCCGACCGCCTGGTAGTTGGCCAGCGTCATGTCGAACACCGGCAGCTCGACCCCGTCGTAACCCCAGCCTTTGATCTTTTCCAGGAGCGGGGCCGTCGAGTCGTCGACCGCCGAGGTCCACAGGAGCAGATTCATCCCGTACTTCATTGGAGCGTCCTCAATGCAGTGGTAGGCCAGGTGAACAGGTCGTCCGGCAGGAGTGCGTGAAAATGCTCCTCGACGATGACTGCCCCCTCCCGCAGCACCGGCAGGGCCGTCTGGGGGAGGTCCGGCAGTTTGACCCGCCGCATGACTTGGTTCAAGCGTCGCAGAAGCCGCTCGGGATCGGGGTAATCGACGAGAAACCGCTCCTCGATGAAGAGCGGAATCAGACGGGAGAGCCGTTCCGTCGGGGTCCGGGCGGCCCGGTTGACCACTCCCTGGACCAGGTGGCCGTCGACTTCCCGCAGCCCCTCGTAGTAGCGGTCGAGGGCCCCCGGGTGCCGCTCCATCAGGGCGACGTCGAGGAGCAGTTCCATGACGACATGCCCCAGGAAGCTGGCGGGGAAGTCCGGATCGGGATCGAGCGCCCGGAACGCGGCGGTGAGGCGGTTCGTCGCCAGGGCGAATCCCGGCGTGGCGTGGAACCACTGGTCGTCGCTGAGGTGCTGGAGGATCCCGTAGGCGATCTCCCGCTCCTCGTGGCTGCCAAGCGATTCGACGATCGGCTCCAGGATCCGCGACCGGACCCGGACCTGCCGGTCGGCGACGGAGAGCCAGTCCGGAACGGCGGTCCCCGCCGCGAACCAGGGGCGGTCCAGATAACGGAGGGCGTGGGCGAGGTAGTTCATCGGCAGCCGGGAAGGAGGGTCCGCCGAATCATAGAAAAAGCCCGAATCGGAACAGGTCCGATTCGGGCTTTTTTGAAAACTCGGTCGATCGGAGGTCACCCGCTCCCAGTCCCGCTGTCAGCCTTGAACTGACAACCGAAGACTGAGAACTGACCACTCCCTCACTTCATGCGAGCGGTGATCCAGCCCGCATCCGTGACGAGCGACTTGACGTTGAGGCGGAGCACCCGCTCCTTGCCCACGTCGAAGTTCCCCTTGAACTTCTGCGTCTTGAACGCGCTTTCGATGTTCTGACGCATGATGTTCGCCCGGGTGATCTGCATCCCCGGCTCGGCGACCCGCTGACCCGGGATCGGCTTGACGCTCACGCGGCCCCGCTCCATCAGGATCTCGTCCCCCTGAACGGAGAAGACGAGCGGGATGATGATGAGCTGCGGCGGAATGTCTTCCTGCCCTTCCCGGTGCATGCCGGTGCGGAGCTGCAGGTTGACTTCGCCATCTTCGATCTGGAACCGGATCGGGTCTTCCTTGTCGAAGATGAAGGTGATTTCCTGGCGGGCTTCTTCGGACGGGGCGGCCTTGGCCGGGAACTTGAACTTGTCGCCCAGGAGCTTCTTCATCCGCTCCTGGAGGCGCTCGCGGACCTGCGTTTCCGTCAGGGTCTGGCCGTGGAATCCAGCCCGGTCCATGCTGTTGTTGAGCAGGCTCTCGTGGGCCTGGACGAGCATTTCCGAGGCATCGGTCACGACGCCGGGAGCGGGGGCGTTGGCCGCCAGCTCATCCGGGTTCATGACGCGGGCCCGGAGCTCGATCTGCGTGTCGGTCGAGCTGAGCGACATCGCGTCCGGATAGACCCCCAGCTCGCGGAGCGGGCCGTAGAGGCGGGTTTCCAGCTCCATCGAAGCCCCGTTGAACTTGTCGGAGACCTCGGAGTTGAGA of Planctomyces sp. SH-PL14 contains these proteins:
- a CDS encoding sugar phosphate isomerase/epimerase family protein, translated to MKYGMNLLLWTSAVDDSTAPLLEKIKGWGYDGVELPVFDMTLANYQAVGKRLKELGLGATAVTVCTPTENPISPDAGIRAAGLARLKKAIDMVAAAGATHLCGPIHSALGEFTGKGRTEEEWKWGQEILAKAADHAKANNVTLVVEYLNRFECYFLNCAEDCARFTREVNHPNLKMMYDTFHANIEEKNIGAAVKACADQMVHVHISENDRSTPGEGGINWDASFQALKDVKYDGWMMIEAFGLALPDLAAATRIWRRMFPSEEHLATKGLAFMKARSK
- a CDS encoding ACP phosphodiesterase, encoding MNYLAHALRYLDRPWFAAGTAVPDWLSVADRQVRVRSRILEPIVESLGSHEEREIAYGILQHLSDDQWFHATPGFALATNRLTAAFRALDPDPDFPASFLGHVVMELLLDVALMERHPGALDRYYEGLREVDGHLVQGVVNRAARTPTERLSRLIPLFIEERFLVDYPDPERLLRRLNQVMRRVKLPDLPQTALPVLREGAVIVEEHFHALLPDDLFTWPTTALRTLQ
- a CDS encoding glutaredoxin family protein; this translates as MIRASGLGTAFFLGGAAGLLAVEFSGPLGLLTLDRVFGVATPLWCGIFLGMMVLGSRQLWFADHGPVGWSPTFPGQRFRFAVLFTRQDCPLCDEAKELLAHYTDYLPPVTEVDIDLDPALRERLDTWVPVLELDGRARFKGVINEVLLRRLIEGTPPLPE